Within the Pseudomonas mendocina genome, the region AGTGGGGCGTGCCGCAGCGCGATGCCCGGCAACTGTTCGAGATGCTGCTGCTCGAAGGCGCGCAGGCCGGGCTGTCGTGGATCACCGTGCTGAAGAAGCGCGAGCGTTATCGGCAGGTGCTGCACGGCTTCGATCCGGAGCGTCTGGCGCGCCTCAGTGACGAGGAAATCGAGGTTCTGATGCAGGACCCCGGCATCATCCGCAACCGCCTCAAGCTCAAGGCCGTGCGGCAGAACGCCCAGGCCTGGCTGAAGCTGGAAGACCCGGTAACCTGGCTCTGGTCGTTCGTCGGCGGCGCGCCGAAGATCAACCACTTCAGCGACCGCAGCCAGATGGTGGCGGTGACGCCCGAGGCCGAGGCGATGAGCAAGGCGTTGCGCAAGGCCGGTTTCAACTTCGTCGGGCCGACCATCTGCTATGCCTTCATGCAGGCCACGGGTATGGTGATGGACCACTCCACTGACTGCGACCGCTACGCGCAACTGAAGGGCTCATGACCACCATCACCACCCTGGACGAACTGCAGGCCGTTTACGGCGACAGCCACGAGCGCTCGCGGCGCAAGGAGCTGCCGCGGCTGATCGAACCCTACCGCGCGCTGATCCAGGCCTCGCCCTTCGTGGTGCTGGCCAGCGCTGGCCCGGATGGCCTGGACTGTTCGCCGCGGGGTGATGCACCGGGCTTCGTGCACATCCTCGACGACCAGACCCTGCTATTGCCGGATCGCCCGGGTAACAACCGCATCGACAGCCTGCGCAATATCGTCCTGAACCCACAGGTGGCGCTGTTATTCCTGATTCCGGGCGTCGGCGAGAGCTTGCGAGTCAACGGCCGCGCCGAAATCTCCCTCGATCCCGAGTTGCTGGAACTGGGTCGGGCTCAGGGCAAACTGCCACGTAGCGTGCTGCGTATCCGCATCGACAGCTGTTACTTCCAGTGCTCCAAGGCGGCGGTGCGTTCCGGACTGTGGGATGTCTCGCGCCAGGTCGAGCGCGCCAGTCTGCCCAGTGCTGGTGATATCTTCCGCTGCATCTATGACGAGTTCGATGTCGAGGCTTACGAGCGAGACCTGCAGCAACGCCTTCGGACGAGCCTGTACTGACTGGTCCGCCATGCGCCGCTACAATTGGCGCTTTTCTGAGCGGTTGGAGTCTGTTGTGGAAAAACTCAAGGGCGCCCTGGTGGTGGGTTTCCTGCGCCTGTTCGCACTGCTGCCCTGGCGCGCCGTGCAGGCCGTGGGCAACGCCATCGGCTGGCTGATGTGGAAGCTGCCGAATGGCTCGCGCGACGTGGTGCGCATCAACCTGAGCAAGTGCTTCCCCGAGCTTAACCAGGCCGAGCTGGACAAACTGGTCGGGCAGAGCCTCAAGGACATCGGCAAGACCCTGACCGAAAGCGCCTGCGCCTGGATCTGGCCGGCGCAGAAATCGCTCAAGCTGATTCGCGAAGTGGAAGGCTTGGAGGTGCTGGAGAAGGCCCTGGCCTCGGGCAAGGGCGTGGTCGGCATCACCAGCCACCTGGGCAACTGGGAAGTGCTCAACCACTTCTACTGCAACCAGTGCAAACCGATCATTTTCTACCGCCCGCCGAAGCTCAAGGCGGTCGACGAGCTGTTGCAGCAGCAGCGCGTGCAGATGGGTAATCGCGTCGCGCCGTCGACCAAGGAAGGCATCCTCAGTGTCATCAAGGAAGTGCGCAAGGGCGGCGCCGTGGGTATTCCGGCTGACCCGGAACCGAGCCGTTCGTCGGGTGTTTTCGTTCCCTTCCTCGGCACCACGGCGCTGACCAGCAAGTTCGTCCCCGGCATGCTTACCGGTGGCAAGGCGGTCGGTGTGTTCCTGCATGCGCTGCGTCTGCCCGATGGCAGCGGCTACAAGGTGATCCTCGAGGCGGCGCCCGAAGGCATGTACAGCGAGAACGTCGAAGAAGGCGTGGCGGCCATGAGCGAAGTGGTATCGCGCTACGTGCGCAACTACCCGAGCCAATACATGTGGAGCATGAAGCGCTTCAAGAAACGCCCGGACGGCGAGGCCAAGTGGTACTGACGTACTGCCAGTGAGCACGATGATGAACGAAGGCGCCTCGATGGCGCCTTTTTTCTGCCACATGCTGGGCGCCTGGACGCGAATGCGCTATTAAAGGCGACATCGCTCGTCCAATCACATGGAGCTGTCATGCCGAACCAGCGTCAGCAGGTGCGTACCCCGATGAAGTGCCGGATCAAGATCAGCCACCCCAGCTTTGGTGAGCTGCTGGCGCAGACCCGTGACCTGTCCGATAGCGGTGTCTATGTGAAGCACCCGGACA harbors:
- a CDS encoding DNA-3-methyladenine glycosylase I, with amino-acid sequence MPRCFWCTDDPLYQAYHDEEWGVPQRDARQLFEMLLLEGAQAGLSWITVLKKRERYRQVLHGFDPERLARLSDEEIEVLMQDPGIIRNRLKLKAVRQNAQAWLKLEDPVTWLWSFVGGAPKINHFSDRSQMVAVTPEAEAMSKALRKAGFNFVGPTICYAFMQATGMVMDHSTDCDRYAQLKGS
- a CDS encoding pyridoxamine 5'-phosphate oxidase family protein yields the protein MTTITTLDELQAVYGDSHERSRRKELPRLIEPYRALIQASPFVVLASAGPDGLDCSPRGDAPGFVHILDDQTLLLPDRPGNNRIDSLRNIVLNPQVALLFLIPGVGESLRVNGRAEISLDPELLELGRAQGKLPRSVLRIRIDSCYFQCSKAAVRSGLWDVSRQVERASLPSAGDIFRCIYDEFDVEAYERDLQQRLRTSLY
- a CDS encoding lysophospholipid acyltransferase gives rise to the protein MEKLKGALVVGFLRLFALLPWRAVQAVGNAIGWLMWKLPNGSRDVVRINLSKCFPELNQAELDKLVGQSLKDIGKTLTESACAWIWPAQKSLKLIREVEGLEVLEKALASGKGVVGITSHLGNWEVLNHFYCNQCKPIIFYRPPKLKAVDELLQQQRVQMGNRVAPSTKEGILSVIKEVRKGGAVGIPADPEPSRSSGVFVPFLGTTALTSKFVPGMLTGGKAVGVFLHALRLPDGSGYKVILEAAPEGMYSENVEEGVAAMSEVVSRYVRNYPSQYMWSMKRFKKRPDGEAKWY
- a CDS encoding PilZ domain-containing protein codes for the protein MPNQRQQVRTPMKCRIKISHPSFGELLAQTRDLSDSGVYVKHPDMTSLTVGTEVTGQVQDLPFPAPVLKMEVMRVDAEGAGLRFLGEA